The nucleotide window ACTTTACCCAGCCGCTGCTGCAGGTCGGATGTCGCATCAGCCAGCACACTGGCGGAAGCAAAAGCGGCGATCAACGAGCAGGAAATCATTAACTTTTTCATTACGGCATCCTTATTAAAACTTTTCTATCCCGAAGAGCGGGTAAGCCCGGAGATAACTGTAACCAGGCACAGGCAAATGCAACAGGGGATCCGCCTGAATATTTTGTGCAATTAAGTGAGATATGGGGACAGAGTGCGGAAACTCAACGGGCCGGGTTTCCCCGGCCCGTTATTTACGGCAGCACTACATCTCATGCGGCGGCGGTGAAAGTACCTCACGGTTGCCGTTATGGCCTGGCGAGGAGACAATGCCCTGCGCCTCCATCTGCTCGATGATGCGTGCCGCACGGTTGTAACCGATACGGAACTGACGCTGCACCCCGGAAATAGAGGCACGGCGTTTTTCCACCACGAAGCCAACGGCCTGATCGAACAGCGGATCCAGCTCTTCATCGCCATCCAGCCCCGCACCGCCTTCGCTCTCTTCGCCAGCGGTGATGCTTTCGATGTACTGTGGTCGTCCACGGGCTTTCCAGTCCTGCACTACCGCATGTACTTCCTGATCGCGAACGAATGCGCCGTGAACGCGCACCGGCATTGAGGAGTTTGGCGGCATATACAACATATCCCCCATGCCCAGCAGCGACTCTGCGCCAGCCTGATCAAGAATGGTACGGGAGTCGATTTTACTGGAAACGGTAAAAGCGATACGCGTCGGGATGTTGGCTTTAATCAGACCGGTGATCACATCCACAGAGGGACGCTGCGTAGCCAGAACCAGGTGGATCCCTGCCGCACGCGCTTTCTGTGCCAGACGGGCAATCAGCTCTTCAACTTTTTTACCCACCGCCATCATCAGGTCGGCAAACTCATCCACCAGCACCACAATGTAAGGCAGTTTTTCCAGCACCGGCGGCGTGGCGTCCATGCTTTCACCCGGCTTCCAGAAGGGATCCGGGATCGGTCGGCCCATCGCTTCTGCCTGCTCAACCTTCTCGTTATAACCGGCAAGGTTACGCACGCCCAGCGCGGACATCAGCTTATAGCGGCGTTCCATCTCACCCACACTCCAGCGCAGCGCGTTCGCCGCATCCTTCATGTCGGTTACCACCTCGGTTAACAGGTGAGGAATGCCTTCATAGACCGACAGCTCCAGCATTTTCGGGTCAATCATGATAAAGCGCACCTCTTCCGGCGTGGCTTTATAGAGCATGCTGATGATCATGGCGTTAACGCCGACCGACTTACCGGAACCGGTCGTACCGGCAACCAGCAGATGCGGCATCTTCGCCAGATCGGCCACCACAGGCTGACCCGCGATATCTTTACCTAACACCACGGCCAGCGGTGACGGATTGTCGCGGAACTGAGGACACTCCAGCACTTCACGCATGTAAACCGTCTGACGATGCTTGTTCGGTAACTCCAGGCCAACGTAAGGTTTGCCCGGGATCACTTCAACAACGCGCACGGCTACTGCGGAGAGTGAACGTGCGAGGTCACGGGAGAGATTCGAAATACGTGCGGCCTTCACGCCCGGTGCCAGGTCAAGCTCAAAGCGGGTGATAACCGGACCTGGCGATATGCCAACCACTTCCGCTTTAACGCGATAATCGCCAAGACGCGCTTCAACAAGACGTGCCGTTTGCTCAAGCGCAAACATATCCACCGGTTCAGCTTCTACTGGGGGAGCAGTCAGCAGATCCAGCGTTGGCAGCGGCGTGGTCGGTCTTTCCAGCGGTTGCTCATGACGTACCAGGAACGGATGGAAAAGGCTGTCCTGCGCAGGCTTCACCGGCTCAGGTTCAACCGCTGGCACCGGCGCGGATGGCGGCGTCTGCCATGCAGGCGCAGCAGCAGGCTGATGCACTTCAGGTTGAGGCTGAGCAGCCTGCCAGGATGGCGCAGCAGTCGGCTGTTGCGCTTCGGGTTGCCGCTGAGCGGCCTGCCAGGCTGGCGCAGCAGTTGGCTGTTGCGCTTCGGGTTGCGGCTGAGTGGCCTGCCAGGATGGCGCAGTATCAGGCTGATGCACTTCAGGCTGTGGCTGAGCCGCTACAGGCTGCTGGGCCGGAGAAGCATGCCACGAAGGCGCTGCGGATGGCTGCGTCTGTTGGGAAGCCTGCTGAGGCTGCTGCCACTGTGGCGGCTCGGCTGGCGCCTCTGCATGCAGCGTAAATAGCGGTTCGCTTGGACCGTCATCAACCAGATCGTCAAGAGGAGAGAAATCGAAGGCACCGGCGGTATCCAGTTTGAAGGCAGCGGTGGTTTCCTGCTCTGCTTCCTCGCCATAACGCTGATTTTGCTGCATCGCGAACTGGCGTGCCAGGGCAGCCTGCTGCAACGCCTCTTCATCCTCTTGCGCAAACTCCTCGCTATAGCGGGTCTGCTGCTGAGCCATAAACGCTTCACGCAGATGCAGTTCGTCCATTTCCTGCGCGGCATCATGCTGCTCATTTGCCGGAGAAGCGGACGCGTGCTGCTGTTCCTGCTCCCGGGCTTTTTCTTCAGCCATACGCTGAGAAGGCAGCTTAATACCATAAGAAGCCAGCTCACGGCGGGTGGGTAATTTCACCGGATTAGGGCGTGGCAGCGCCGGGCCAATACCCTGCTTAACCTGCGGATTGCCTGCCTCGCTGGTGGCGCTGAAACCAGGCATGAAAGGTGCAGAAGCCGCAGCCACTTTCGCGGCATCAGCTACACCCTGCATTCCCGCTGGCGTCTCCATTGACTGTGAAGGCTGCGAAGAGAAATCAAACGGCGATGCAGAAGAGGCATCACGCCAGTTCCCCATCTGCGGCCCCTCATCTTCATCGTCGATTTGTACTGAGGGCGCCGGCGTTTCGGCTGGCATCTCAAAACGATAAAGCTCAGGCTTTTCTACTCCCGGCGCCGTTTGCTGGGATTGAGCAACAGCAGGAGCGGCGGCGGTCGGCAATACAGGCTCTGCGTTAACGGATGCAGGCGCTGAAAAGGCCGCGGCATCTGATGAAGGCGCGGCAGCCGGAGCCGGTGTACCTGAAACAATCGAAGAGTGTGACGCGGCTGCAGAAGCTGGTGCTCCTGGCGTTGCCGTATTCACTGCAGCCGGAACCGCTGAAGAGGGAACACCTGAAGCCGCTGCGGCAGATTCGCCTGCGGAGGCGGTAGCTGGCTGGCTAAGCAGAGGATCGTTATCCTCCTCTGCCGCGCTATGCTCTGTACCCGGCGCAGTGAACAGCACATCATCGTCGTGGAGGGGCCGAGCTTCTGCCCTCTCGCCACTCCGTTCATCTTCCTCTTCATGCCAGCGCTCATCGGCACGCGAGCGGTTACTGGCGAAAGTGAGCACACCCATCACCACACCGCCGATCTTCTCAGCAATGGTCAGCCATGACCAGCCGGTATAGAGCGTCAGCCCGGCAGCCCAGACGCAGAGCAGGGTTAAGGTACCTCCTGCGCCACTAAACCAGGGGGCCATCGCATTACTTAACAGGCTGCCAATCACGCCGCCTGAAGCAAAATACCAGATGTCATCAGCATTGAGCGCGGCCAGACCGCAGGAGGTGATCACCAGCGCCAGCACGCCAATCAGCCGCAGCGCGACGGCAAAGTAGTCGATATATTCCTGAGAATGGCGCTGCCGGAAGGTGATCCAACAGAGGCCGAGAATAACAGGAGGGATGGCATAAGCCATTACGCCGAAAATGAAGAACAGGGTATCCGCAAGCCAGGCGCCAACGCCGCCGCCCACATTGTGGATAGGTTCATGCCAGGCGGTCTGGGACCAGCTGGGATCGGAAGGATTGAAGCTCACCAGCGCCACCATCAGATAGACGGCGAAAAGAGCAACAATAATCAGTAACGCTTCCAGCAGACGACGTCCACTGCTCAGCGGTTGTAGGGATACTTCTTTATCTTCTGTGTATTCCTGGCTCAAGAGTACTCTCCAGGTGCCTGTAAACTATGGAGGCAACAGCGCCGGGCAAGCCCGACGCTGAACCTGTATGAATTCACAGGAGTGTACCGAAATCTCTCAGGTTTTGCACCTGCCCT belongs to Erwinia pyri and includes:
- a CDS encoding DNA translocase FtsK 4TM domain-containing protein, which produces MSQEYTEDKEVSLQPLSSGRRLLEALLIIVALFAVYLMVALVSFNPSDPSWSQTAWHEPIHNVGGGVGAWLADTLFFIFGVMAYAIPPVILGLCWITFRQRHSQEYIDYFAVALRLIGVLALVITSCGLAALNADDIWYFASGGVIGSLLSNAMAPWFSGAGGTLTLLCVWAAGLTLYTGWSWLTIAEKIGGVVMGVLTFASNRSRADERWHEEEDERSGERAEARPLHDDDVLFTAPGTEHSAAEEDNDPLLSQPATASAGESAAAASGVPSSAVPAAVNTATPGAPASAAASHSSIVSGTPAPAAAPSSDAAAFSAPASVNAEPVLPTAAAPAVAQSQQTAPGVEKPELYRFEMPAETPAPSVQIDDEDEGPQMGNWRDASSASPFDFSSQPSQSMETPAGMQGVADAAKVAAASAPFMPGFSATSEAGNPQVKQGIGPALPRPNPVKLPTRRELASYGIKLPSQRMAEEKAREQEQQHASASPANEQHDAAQEMDELHLREAFMAQQQTRYSEEFAQEDEEALQQAALARQFAMQQNQRYGEEAEQETTAAFKLDTAGAFDFSPLDDLVDDGPSEPLFTLHAEAPAEPPQWQQPQQASQQTQPSAAPSWHASPAQQPVAAQPQPEVHQPDTAPSWQATQPQPEAQQPTAAPAWQAAQRQPEAQQPTAAPSWQAAQPQPEVHQPAAAPAWQTPPSAPVPAVEPEPVKPAQDSLFHPFLVRHEQPLERPTTPLPTLDLLTAPPVEAEPVDMFALEQTARLVEARLGDYRVKAEVVGISPGPVITRFELDLAPGVKAARISNLSRDLARSLSAVAVRVVEVIPGKPYVGLELPNKHRQTVYMREVLECPQFRDNPSPLAVVLGKDIAGQPVVADLAKMPHLLVAGTTGSGKSVGVNAMIISMLYKATPEEVRFIMIDPKMLELSVYEGIPHLLTEVVTDMKDAANALRWSVGEMERRYKLMSALGVRNLAGYNEKVEQAEAMGRPIPDPFWKPGESMDATPPVLEKLPYIVVLVDEFADLMMAVGKKVEELIARLAQKARAAGIHLVLATQRPSVDVITGLIKANIPTRIAFTVSSKIDSRTILDQAGAESLLGMGDMLYMPPNSSMPVRVHGAFVRDQEVHAVVQDWKARGRPQYIESITAGEESEGGAGLDGDEELDPLFDQAVGFVVEKRRASISGVQRQFRIGYNRAARIIEQMEAQGIVSSPGHNGNREVLSPPPHEM